In one Vidua chalybeata isolate OUT-0048 chromosome 4, bVidCha1 merged haplotype, whole genome shotgun sequence genomic region, the following are encoded:
- the LOC128786697 gene encoding translation initiation factor IF-2-like, giving the protein MVCREERKRTSVAQPDGTGVLLAGAKSPPALGATGSAPPPSDSAGPGPGRPRRARGAGAPRSTSNHCSKSLCPSAPRPWPGEPGGPPPTAGQARASEKGEQPVPAPGSLPAGLRRSPGSPQSRTRSDAAGMSTDPARSPDRRVRAGEKESKLKCVRWVCLANRNSGAWQSPSQLSEPCGDRRLSVGTGTGAICNTGCNTGCAPTF; this is encoded by the exons ATGGTgtgcagagaggagagaaagagaaccTCGGTCGCCCAGCCTGACGGAACGGGTGTCCTGCTAGCAGGGGCGAAGAGCCCGCCCGCGCTCGGCGCGACCGGGAGCGCTCCGCCGCCAAGTGAcagcgccgggccgggccccggccggccccgccgtgCGAGGGGCGCTGGGGCACCGCGCTCAACTTCCAACCACTGCAGCAAAAGCCTTTGTCCGAGCGCTCCCCGTCCGTGGCCGGGGGAGCCTGGAGGACCCCCGCCTACGGCGGGACAAGCCAGGGCGTCCGAGAAGGGAGAACAGCCCGTGCCAGCCCCTGGTTccctcccagctgggctccGTCGCTCCCCTGGGAGCCCTCAGAGCCGGACCCGCTCCGACGCAGCCGGGATGAGCACTGACCCTGCTCGGAGTCCCGACCGGCGTGTCCGTGCCggagagaaggaaagcaaa CTGAAGTGCGTAAGATGGGTTTGTTTAGCAAACAGAAACAGTGGAGCCTGGCAGAGTCCCAGCCAGCTGAGCGAGCCCTGTGGCGACAGACGGCTGAGTGTGGGCACGGGGACAGGAGCTATCTGCAACACGGGCTGCAACACGGGGTGTGCTCCGACGTTTTGA